From the genome of Ornithobacterium rhinotracheale, one region includes:
- a CDS encoding META domain-containing protein, with protein sequence MKKLSILFVMAILLFSCDALSPIAKGSADISKLYGNWILQNNKDAEVGFNSAPLSISFQKEGGELKVNGFAGCNRFFGACTAQAGVINLDNLASTRMACPQLDIEKRYLSLLSKSNRYEIKGKDLYFYQNNLLLLHFKR encoded by the coding sequence ATGAAAAAATTATCCATATTGTTTGTTATGGCAATTTTACTTTTCTCCTGCGATGCCCTAAGCCCCATTGCAAAAGGATCTGCCGATATTTCAAAATTGTACGGAAATTGGATTTTACAAAACAATAAAGACGCCGAGGTAGGTTTCAATTCAGCCCCATTATCTATCAGCTTTCAAAAAGAAGGTGGCGAATTAAAAGTAAACGGATTTGCAGGGTGCAATCGATTTTTCGGAGCATGCACAGCACAAGCTGGTGTGATCAATCTTGACAACTTAGCAAGCACCCGCATGGCTTGTCCGCAACTTGATATAGAAAAACGATATTTATCGCTTCTAAGTAAATCAAATCGCTACGAAATCAAAGGAAAGGACTTGTACTTTTATCAAAATAATTTATTGTTATTACATTTTAAACGATAA
- a CDS encoding zinc metallopeptidase encodes MGYYLIIAIFTLASMYVSHKLKSKFQLYSRMRLSNGMSGKEIAEQMLADNGINDVRVVSVPGQLTDHYDPRNKTVNLSEGVYLERSAAAAAVAAHECGHAVQHKVGYKWLNFRSKMVPAVNVSSNLSMFLIMGGIALYATMNIPYILILGIVFFAVTTLFTFVTLPVEYDASNRALAWMEQKNIVQPREYTAAKDSLKWAARTYLVAAIGSLAQLLYFLSILLDRRN; translated from the coding sequence ATGGGATATTATTTAATAATTGCTATTTTCACTCTCGCAAGCATGTATGTGAGCCATAAGCTGAAATCCAAATTTCAGCTATACTCAAGGATGAGACTTTCCAATGGCATGAGCGGAAAAGAAATCGCAGAACAAATGCTTGCCGATAATGGAATAAATGATGTGAGAGTAGTTTCGGTTCCAGGACAGCTGACTGATCACTACGATCCGCGAAACAAAACCGTAAACCTATCAGAAGGTGTGTATTTAGAAAGATCTGCAGCTGCGGCTGCTGTTGCGGCACACGAATGCGGACACGCTGTGCAACATAAAGTAGGCTACAAATGGCTTAACTTTAGATCTAAAATGGTGCCCGCTGTGAATGTGAGTTCTAATTTATCAATGTTTTTAATTATGGGAGGTATCGCTCTTTATGCAACCATGAACATTCCATATATATTAATTCTAGGAATTGTATTCTTTGCAGTAACTACTCTTTTTACTTTTGTGACCCTGCCCGTAGAATATGATGCCAGCAACCGAGCACTTGCATGGATGGAACAGAAAAATATAGTGCAACCACGCGAATATACCGCTGCTAAAGATTCTTTGAAATGGGCTGCTAGAACTTATCTAGTCGCTGCAATCGGATCGCTGGCACAATTATTATACTTTTTAAGTATACTTCTTGATCGAAGAAATTAA
- a CDS encoding L-serine ammonia-lyase, which produces MENISVFDMLKIGVGPSSSHTLGPWRAAQQFLEELKIRNIFDLVNGIQIDLYGSLSLTGKGHATDLAILLGLSGTDPVTIPVESIDSIIGHIKTHHNLLLDNQKTIYFDFEQIKFNKEFLPYHANGMKITAFLENGENYDSTFYSIGGGFITKEETEEMVDLSENQSFPYPTNKAKDLLHYCKELGLSISDVVMQNELSVRSKEEIEHQLKAIWKVMLESIYVGCHTEGFLPGGLMVRRRAYDMYQKLKDPRFPYTHPSNWVKSIRKTRMFYREIFKWVSTFAIAVNEVNASLGRVVTAPTNGSAGVIPAVLMFYLCVENHKAGFEEIKKFLLTAGVIGSIFKRNATISAAMGGCQAEIGVSSAMAAGALCELRGGTPEQCLNAAEIAMEHHLGLTCDPVEGLVQIPCIERNSMGAIKAINASELALDAEHPKVSLDHVIHTMWQTAKDMNSKYKETSEGGLAVSVKLVDC; this is translated from the coding sequence ATGGAAAATATTAGTGTTTTTGATATGCTCAAAATCGGTGTGGGACCTTCAAGCTCGCACACTTTGGGACCATGGCGTGCGGCTCAGCAATTCTTGGAAGAATTAAAAATTCGTAACATTTTTGATTTAGTCAATGGGATTCAAATCGATTTATACGGCTCGCTCTCGCTCACGGGAAAAGGACACGCCACGGACTTGGCAATCCTCCTAGGATTAAGCGGAACCGACCCCGTAACTATCCCTGTGGAAAGCATCGATAGCATCATTGGGCATATCAAAACGCATCACAACCTGCTTCTAGATAATCAAAAGACTATTTATTTTGATTTTGAGCAAATAAAATTCAACAAAGAATTCCTCCCCTATCACGCCAATGGAATGAAAATCACCGCTTTTCTTGAAAATGGCGAAAACTACGACTCTACCTTCTACTCTATCGGCGGTGGATTCATCACCAAAGAGGAAACGGAGGAAATGGTAGACTTATCTGAAAACCAATCATTCCCCTACCCTACGAATAAGGCAAAAGACCTACTACACTATTGCAAAGAGCTTGGGCTAAGCATCTCCGATGTTGTGATGCAAAACGAATTAAGCGTGCGCTCCAAAGAGGAAATAGAGCATCAATTAAAAGCCATTTGGAAAGTTATGCTCGAATCCATTTATGTAGGTTGCCACACCGAGGGCTTCCTCCCTGGGGGCTTAATGGTGCGGCGACGCGCTTATGATATGTATCAAAAGCTTAAAGACCCGCGCTTCCCCTACACACACCCTAGTAATTGGGTAAAAAGCATTCGCAAAACACGAATGTTCTACCGCGAAATATTCAAATGGGTATCCACTTTTGCCATTGCCGTAAACGAGGTAAACGCCTCACTAGGGCGCGTAGTTACAGCACCCACCAATGGCTCTGCGGGCGTAATCCCTGCGGTATTGATGTTTTACCTATGTGTAGAAAACCATAAAGCCGGCTTTGAGGAAATCAAAAAATTCCTGCTCACTGCGGGCGTAATCGGCAGCATCTTTAAACGCAACGCAACGATTTCTGCCGCTATGGGTGGTTGCCAAGCAGAAATTGGCGTATCATCGGCTATGGCAGCAGGCGCCCTCTGCGAGCTGCGAGGCGGAACACCCGAGCAATGCTTAAATGCTGCTGAAATCGCTATGGAACACCACTTAGGGCTCACCTGCGACCCTGTGGAGGGCTTAGTACAAATTCCGTGCATTGAGCGTAATTCTATGGGTGCCATCAAGGCCATTAATGCCTCTGAATTAGCCCTCGACGCCGAGCACCCAAAAGTCTCGCTAGACCATGTGATTCACACCATGTGGCAAACGGCCAAAGATATGAACTCTAAGTATAAGGAAACCTCTGAGGGCGGACTAGCGGTGAGCGTTAAATTAGTAGATTGCTAG
- a CDS encoding Smr/MutS family protein, translating into MIHFKIGDKVKVIDDNLNGTVTKVTENEITIETDFGFEMKYEPNELLPDVGMEEEIEFSALTPKKEVKKSTPKKKKVEKVFDTRTQMPAIKTEKEKVSKKTKKIRKPPLEIDLHYAQLENYDRLLAKNLILARQMNSLKKRVERAREHGYDRVVIIHGKGEGILEAEVKKWLNEMGYHFYDADFQRYKLGATEVELPKF; encoded by the coding sequence ATGATACATTTTAAAATAGGCGATAAAGTAAAAGTCATCGACGATAATCTCAATGGCACGGTAACAAAAGTAACTGAAAACGAAATCACAATTGAAACAGATTTTGGCTTTGAGATGAAATACGAGCCTAATGAGCTTTTGCCTGATGTGGGAATGGAGGAAGAGATTGAGTTTTCAGCACTCACCCCTAAAAAAGAGGTTAAAAAATCTACTCCAAAGAAAAAAAAGGTAGAAAAAGTTTTTGATACGCGCACCCAAATGCCTGCTATTAAAACTGAAAAAGAAAAAGTCTCTAAAAAAACTAAAAAGATTAGAAAGCCCCCGCTAGAAATAGATTTGCATTATGCACAATTAGAGAATTACGACCGATTATTGGCTAAAAATTTAATCCTAGCACGGCAGATGAACTCACTAAAAAAGCGGGTGGAAAGAGCCCGCGAACACGGGTATGACCGCGTGGTTATTATCCACGGCAAAGGAGAAGGCATCTTGGAAGCCGAAGTAAAAAAATGGCTAAATGAAATGGGCTATCATTTTTATGATGCAGATTTTCAGCGCTACAAACTAGGCGCCACCGAGGTGGAATTGCCAAAGTTTTAA
- the rplI gene encoding 50S ribosomal protein L9 produces the protein MQVILTKDVENLGFEFEVVSVKPGYGRNFLIPQGLAKLATPKNIEELNKVLEDRKAHEEALIAEANKIIEAVKGLELVIAAKVGEGDKLFGSVNNADLTDLLNQKGVQVERKHVSILGRNIKRLGTYTAIVKPHRSVQTEISFDIVPE, from the coding sequence ATGCAAGTAATATTAACAAAAGATGTAGAAAACTTAGGTTTTGAGTTTGAAGTAGTTTCAGTAAAACCGGGTTACGGAAGAAACTTCTTAATCCCTCAAGGCTTAGCTAAATTGGCTACTCCTAAGAATATTGAGGAATTAAACAAAGTTTTAGAAGATAGAAAAGCTCACGAAGAGGCTCTTATCGCGGAGGCTAATAAAATCATTGAAGCCGTTAAAGGGCTTGAACTAGTAATCGCAGCTAAGGTAGGTGAGGGAGATAAACTTTTCGGTTCTGTAAACAACGCAGATTTAACTGACTTGTTGAACCAAAAAGGTGTTCAAGTGGAGCGCAAACATGTCTCTATTTTAGGTAGAAATATCAAGAGATTAGGTACTTACACAGCGATTGTGAAGCCTCACAGAAGTGTGCAAACTGAAATATCATTTGACATTGTACCAGAATAA
- the rpsR gene encoding 30S ribosomal protein S18 gives MAIDELAKQVEQGGESEIRYLTPIDIETQSTEMFCRFKKFGIKYVDYKDPDFLLQFVNEQGKILPRRYTGTSLKYQRKVAQAIKRARHLALLPFETDLLK, from the coding sequence ATGGCAATTGATGAATTAGCAAAACAAGTAGAGCAAGGCGGTGAATCAGAAATCCGTTATTTGACTCCAATCGATATTGAAACTCAATCTACTGAAATGTTCTGTAGATTTAAAAAATTCGGAATCAAATATGTAGACTATAAAGACCCAGATTTTTTACTACAATTTGTGAACGAGCAAGGTAAAATTTTACCAAGAAGATACACAGGCACTTCTTTAAAATACCAAAGAAAAGTGGCTCAAGCTATTAAAAGAGCGCGCCATTTAGCTTTATTACCATTTGAAACAGATTTATTAAAATAA
- the rpsF gene encoding 30S ribosomal protein S6 translates to MNHYETVFILTPVLSDSQVEEAVKKVENFLKERGTEIVHQENWGLRKLAYPIQLKRNGFYHLIEWKGAGNVVADLELMFKRDERVLRYLTVKLDKHGVEWAEDRRKQKASSNK, encoded by the coding sequence ATGAATCATTACGAAACTGTTTTCATTTTAACTCCCGTTCTGTCTGATTCTCAGGTGGAGGAAGCAGTTAAAAAAGTTGAAAACTTCTTGAAGGAAAGAGGTACAGAGATTGTACACCAAGAAAATTGGGGATTACGCAAATTGGCTTACCCTATTCAATTGAAGAGAAATGGATTTTACCACTTAATAGAGTGGAAAGGCGCTGGAAATGTGGTAGCAGATTTAGAATTGATGTTTAAGCGTGATGAGCGCGTGCTACGCTACTTGACCGTGAAATTAGATAAGCACGGCGTGGAGTGGGCTGAGGATAGAAGAAAACAAAAAGCATCGTCTAACAAATAA
- a CDS encoding lipopolysaccharide biosynthesis protein has product MGIVARQSIKYSLIGYLGFALGTLAVIFLFPNDLEFYGRLRYILSTAEMFLPFVVLGISFSNVKFFYEAQKVGKHQNFLWLSLLSIIFSFSIFSALFFSANWLFPSIKESSAWNLKTLILPLILILALNAILNKYISNFKRIAIPNIFENLFPKIANIGAFSLFFYLGFGEKVAYTFFLGMFAISLLCYIFYAHKLEKLRPDFSLNYLKNNQLWRKVINYSLYGFLGNIGHYIALRVDNFMIGELIGFESNGVYSIILAILSFMMIPQMGINNISAPIINQYLEETNYIKLNQFYQESAFQLFFQGLIIFACIVLGFPYLSSLIKNGDKLLESFPILCILGTSMLFDLATGFNGHIISLSKYYRINIVIMLFLATLTISLNLTFIKGFNLGLFGVALSTAISLTTFNITKIYFNWAKFGVFPLSKKMLSTLALIGTALFIALLLPDSKTTWLNLIYKPLTLITLTFIGNQIFGIFPLIEYLKKLRKKKL; this is encoded by the coding sequence ATGGGCATTGTTGCACGGCAAAGCATAAAATACTCTCTCATAGGCTACCTCGGTTTCGCGCTGGGGACATTAGCTGTAATCTTCTTATTTCCAAATGATTTAGAATTCTACGGAAGATTGCGCTACATACTCTCCACCGCCGAAATGTTTTTACCATTTGTAGTGCTTGGCATCTCCTTCTCTAATGTTAAATTTTTCTACGAGGCGCAAAAGGTAGGCAAGCACCAGAATTTCCTATGGCTAAGCCTTCTAAGTATAATTTTCAGTTTCTCAATATTTTCAGCACTATTTTTTAGCGCTAACTGGCTATTCCCCAGCATTAAAGAATCTTCAGCTTGGAACTTAAAAACTTTAATCCTCCCTTTAATTTTAATTTTAGCCCTAAACGCTATTTTAAACAAATACATTTCAAATTTTAAGCGAATTGCAATTCCCAATATTTTTGAAAACTTATTCCCAAAAATCGCTAATATTGGAGCATTTTCACTATTCTTTTACTTAGGTTTTGGCGAAAAAGTAGCCTATACCTTTTTCCTCGGAATGTTTGCTATCTCACTTTTGTGCTACATTTTTTATGCCCACAAACTAGAAAAACTCCGGCCAGATTTCAGCCTTAACTATCTAAAAAACAACCAACTTTGGAGGAAAGTAATCAATTATAGTTTATATGGCTTCTTGGGCAACATTGGGCATTACATAGCACTGCGTGTGGATAATTTTATGATTGGCGAGCTCATCGGCTTCGAATCCAATGGAGTGTACAGCATCATCTTAGCTATTTTATCATTTATGATGATTCCTCAAATGGGCATCAACAATATTTCCGCGCCAATCATCAACCAATATTTAGAGGAGACAAATTACATTAAATTAAATCAATTTTATCAAGAAAGCGCATTCCAACTCTTCTTTCAAGGGCTAATAATTTTCGCCTGCATCGTGCTCGGCTTTCCCTATCTTTCAAGCCTAATCAAAAATGGAGACAAACTCCTTGAATCCTTCCCAATACTCTGCATATTAGGGACTTCAATGCTATTCGACCTTGCAACAGGCTTTAATGGGCATATTATTTCCCTCTCTAAATATTACCGAATCAACATTGTGATTATGCTGTTTTTAGCCACTCTCACAATTAGCTTAAACTTAACATTTATCAAAGGCTTTAACTTAGGGCTTTTTGGCGTCGCATTATCTACTGCCATATCGCTCACAACATTCAATATCACAAAAATCTACTTTAACTGGGCAAAATTCGGAGTATTCCCATTGAGCAAAAAAATGCTAAGTACCTTAGCTTTAATCGGAACCGCCCTCTTCATCGCCCTCCTACTTCCTGACAGCAAAACTACTTGGCTTAACTTAATTTACAAACCCCTGACTTTAATCACATTAACATTTATCGGAAATCAGATTTTCGGTATTTTTCCCTTGATTGAATATCTTAAAAAATTAAGAAAAAAGAAACTTTAA
- the cas9 gene encoding type II CRISPR RNA-guided endonuclease Cas9 (Cas9, originally named Csn1, is the large, multifunctional signature protein of type II CRISPR/Cas systems. It is well known even to general audiences because its RNA-guided endonuclease activity has made it a popular tool for custom editing of eukaryotic genomes.) has protein sequence MKKILGLDIGTNSIGWALTEQDFDNKKGRIIDLGVRIIPMSQDILGKFDSGVSISQTAERTRYRGVRRLRERHLLRRERLHRVLNIMDFLPEHYAQSIDFENRKGQFIDNKEVKLNYMPEENGKFTFIFQDSFQEMLQLFKDNGYSENVPYDWTLYFLRKKALQHKISKQELAWLLLNFNQKRGYYELRGEEEEVDTTKVEEFYALKVVSVEEDKNSSANWYLVHLENGFIYKKKSTKPLDDWVGKTKEFIVTTTLDKDGTPKKDKDGDIKRSFRMVDSEKDWIAIKKKTENDINNSGKQVGTYIFDTLLKNPTQKINGKLVKTIERKYYKEELKAILKKQKEFHTELNNKDLYYACIEELYPHNEAHRSNISDKDFTHLFVDDIIFYQRPLKSKKSTISDCSYEVKKYTKDGEKLEKPLKCISKSHPLYQEFRLWQFIQNLKIYKKQGVNEKGEVQINQDITQQLLPDEEAYTNLFDFLNELKEVEQYQLLKYFSDLKKLPKISKSESAYTWNYVEDKKYPCNSTHSTFVSRLKKVKGIDAETFLTKEVEQHLWHIIYSVKDKKEFEKALGTFAEKYAIDKESFVENFKKFPPFSNDYGAYSEKALKKLVPLMRIGKYWSENDISDTTKENISDIMERLEAINFEKEKFKSVTDDLVSKQLLKSFASFKSKNPLKGLNTYQACYAVYKRHSEATEITQWKSPKDIEHYLNHIFKQHQLRNPIVEQIATETLRLVHDIWEYYGDGADNFFSEIHVELGREMKNPADKRKKISEKNTERENTNQRIKAILEELANDDSMEVKPRPYSPSHQEILKIYEEGVFENQEASDEIKNIRKSTSPTKSQILKYKLWLEQGYVSPYTLQMIPLTKLFSSQYQIEHIIPQSRYFDDSMNNKIICESVINGEKGNATAYEFIKARGGEKFDLGQNKIVTLAKFDDYEAHCSKYFRKNRLKLKNLLADEIPSGFIERQLNDSRYISKYIKGLLSNIVREDGENQVTANRLVPVNGTITAKLRHDWGLNDKWNEIVQPRFERMNEITNSQDFGFWDKSINAFRIQVPDEISKGFSTKRIDHRHHALDALVVACTTKDHTNYITSLNTERKNFSLVKKLREVEEVYKNDPITKERKLVKVAKAYKRPWDGFTLEAKNKLEEIVVSFKQNLRVINRANNKFQKWVEQPNGQYKKEWVEQKGKNFAIRKPMHKETVSGKVYVKQEKKGTVAVNNALNDWELIKDDAIKEQVKKLIKQFKGDISLVKKHLKEHPIKKEGKKVERIEVFEFVEATASRSELNDKFTQKQLDSVTDSGIRKILQNHVNKYVDKKGNLDFSKAFSPEGIEAMNANIQELNGGKPHQPIYKVRIYEVGNKFSVGEVGNKKDKYVEAAKGTNLFFAIYWDEETKRRNYETVPLNEVIEHQKQMVHLPKSERTELPIRPENGKFLFSLSPNDLVFVPTQEEMDNPNSVDFNNLTKEQSSRIYKMVSTTQNKLDCVPVHYASPIINNEMGTNNKSQNTIDNQQQIKEVCWKLEIDRLGNIKRVIRN, from the coding sequence ATGAAAAAAATACTAGGATTAGACATAGGCACCAATAGTATTGGTTGGGCATTAACAGAACAAGATTTTGACAATAAAAAAGGAAGAATTATTGATTTAGGGGTGCGGATTATCCCTATGAGTCAGGATATTCTTGGTAAATTTGATAGTGGCGTTTCCATTTCACAAACGGCAGAAAGAACAAGGTATAGAGGTGTTCGTCGTTTGCGAGAACGGCATTTGTTGCGTAGAGAGCGTTTGCATCGTGTGCTGAACATTATGGATTTCCTACCCGAGCACTATGCTCAAAGTATTGATTTTGAAAATCGGAAAGGGCAATTTATTGATAATAAAGAAGTGAAACTAAATTATATGCCAGAAGAAAACGGAAAATTCACCTTTATTTTTCAAGATTCTTTTCAAGAGATGTTGCAATTGTTCAAGGATAATGGATATAGCGAAAATGTTCCTTACGATTGGACTTTATACTTTCTTAGAAAAAAAGCTTTACAGCATAAGATTAGCAAGCAAGAACTCGCCTGGCTCTTATTAAATTTCAACCAAAAAAGAGGATACTACGAATTGCGTGGAGAGGAAGAAGAAGTAGACACAACAAAAGTGGAAGAATTCTATGCTCTAAAAGTAGTTTCGGTAGAAGAAGACAAAAATAGCAGTGCAAATTGGTATTTAGTACATTTAGAAAACGGTTTTATTTACAAAAAGAAAAGCACAAAACCATTAGATGATTGGGTGGGAAAGACCAAAGAATTTATCGTAACTACAACCTTAGATAAAGATGGGACACCTAAAAAGGATAAAGATGGAGATATCAAAAGAAGTTTTCGTATGGTAGACTCTGAAAAAGATTGGATTGCTATCAAAAAGAAAACCGAAAATGATATCAATAATTCGGGAAAGCAGGTAGGTACTTACATTTTTGATACGCTGTTGAAAAATCCTACTCAAAAAATCAATGGAAAACTAGTGAAAACCATTGAGCGTAAATACTACAAAGAGGAGTTAAAAGCCATTTTAAAAAAGCAAAAGGAATTTCATACAGAGTTAAATAACAAAGATTTGTATTATGCTTGTATTGAAGAACTTTACCCTCATAATGAGGCACATCGAAGCAATATCAGCGACAAAGATTTTACTCACCTTTTCGTAGATGATATTATTTTCTATCAAAGACCTTTAAAAAGTAAAAAATCAACCATCTCAGATTGCTCTTATGAAGTTAAAAAATATACCAAAGATGGGGAGAAATTAGAAAAACCCTTGAAGTGTATCTCAAAATCTCATCCTTTATATCAAGAGTTTCGATTATGGCAATTTATTCAAAACCTTAAAATCTATAAAAAACAAGGAGTTAATGAGAAAGGCGAAGTTCAAATCAATCAGGATATTACACAGCAATTACTACCCGATGAGGAAGCCTATACAAATTTGTTTGATTTTCTGAATGAACTGAAGGAAGTTGAACAATATCAATTACTAAAATATTTTAGTGATTTAAAAAAACTTCCTAAGATCTCAAAGTCTGAATCAGCATATACTTGGAATTATGTAGAGGATAAAAAATATCCGTGTAATTCTACACATTCTACCTTTGTTTCGAGATTAAAAAAAGTAAAAGGAATAGATGCAGAGACTTTTTTAACAAAGGAAGTGGAGCAACATCTATGGCATATTATATACTCTGTAAAAGACAAAAAGGAGTTTGAAAAAGCCCTAGGAACATTCGCAGAAAAATATGCTATTGATAAAGAGAGTTTTGTTGAGAATTTTAAAAAATTTCCGCCTTTTTCCAACGATTATGGTGCCTATTCTGAAAAAGCATTGAAAAAATTAGTTCCGCTAATGCGTATTGGGAAATATTGGTCTGAAAACGATATTTCAGATACCACCAAAGAAAATATTTCAGACATTATGGAGCGTTTAGAGGCTATCAATTTTGAAAAAGAAAAATTTAAAAGTGTAACCGATGATTTGGTTTCTAAACAATTATTAAAAAGCTTTGCTTCGTTCAAGAGTAAGAATCCATTAAAGGGATTAAACACCTATCAAGCTTGCTATGCAGTATACAAAAGACATTCCGAAGCAACAGAAATCACTCAGTGGAAAAGCCCAAAAGATATAGAACATTATTTGAATCATATCTTTAAGCAACATCAACTAAGAAATCCTATTGTAGAGCAAATTGCCACAGAAACCTTACGATTAGTTCATGATATTTGGGAATACTACGGAGATGGTGCGGATAATTTCTTTTCAGAAATACATGTAGAACTAGGTAGAGAGATGAAAAATCCTGCCGATAAGAGAAAAAAAATATCGGAGAAAAATACGGAAAGAGAGAATACCAATCAACGAATTAAGGCAATTTTAGAAGAATTAGCCAATGATGATTCTATGGAGGTAAAACCACGACCTTATTCCCCAAGTCATCAGGAAATATTGAAAATTTATGAGGAAGGTGTTTTCGAAAATCAAGAGGCAAGTGATGAAATAAAAAATATTCGCAAATCTACTTCACCTACCAAATCTCAGATTTTGAAATACAAACTTTGGTTAGAACAAGGCTATGTTTCGCCATACACTTTGCAGATGATTCCTCTGACCAAATTATTCTCAAGCCAATATCAAATTGAGCATATCATACCTCAATCCCGCTATTTTGATGATTCTATGAATAATAAAATCATTTGTGAAAGTGTAATCAATGGAGAAAAAGGCAATGCAACAGCTTATGAATTTATTAAAGCTCGAGGGGGAGAAAAATTTGATTTAGGTCAAAATAAAATCGTAACCTTAGCCAAATTTGATGATTATGAAGCACACTGTTCAAAATATTTCAGAAAAAATCGCCTAAAACTCAAAAATTTGCTGGCAGATGAGATTCCTTCTGGATTTATTGAGCGACAACTCAACGACAGCCGATATATCAGTAAATACATCAAAGGCTTATTGAGCAATATTGTACGAGAAGACGGAGAAAATCAAGTTACGGCTAATAGATTGGTGCCCGTAAATGGTACTATTACAGCTAAACTTCGCCACGATTGGGGACTTAATGATAAATGGAATGAAATCGTTCAACCAAGATTTGAGAGAATGAACGAAATTACCAATAGCCAAGATTTTGGTTTTTGGGATAAAAGTATCAACGCCTTCAGAATACAAGTGCCAGATGAAATTTCTAAAGGGTTCAGCACCAAGAGAATTGACCACAGACACCACGCTTTAGATGCCTTGGTGGTAGCTTGTACCACAAAAGATCATACCAACTATATCACCTCATTGAATACCGAGCGGAAAAACTTTTCATTGGTAAAAAAATTGAGAGAAGTGGAAGAAGTTTATAAAAATGACCCCATTACCAAAGAAAGAAAGTTGGTAAAAGTGGCTAAGGCATACAAAAGGCCTTGGGATGGATTTACTTTGGAAGCAAAAAACAAATTAGAAGAAATCGTTGTTAGTTTCAAACAAAATCTGAGAGTAATCAACCGAGCCAATAATAAATTCCAAAAATGGGTAGAGCAACCTAATGGTCAATATAAAAAAGAATGGGTAGAGCAGAAAGGAAAAAACTTTGCCATTAGAAAACCTATGCATAAAGAAACTGTTTCTGGAAAAGTTTATGTAAAGCAAGAAAAAAAGGGTACAGTGGCTGTAAACAACGCTCTAAACGATTGGGAGTTGATAAAAGATGATGCTATTAAAGAGCAAGTAAAAAAACTCATCAAGCAATTCAAGGGGGATATAAGCTTGGTTAAAAAGCATTTAAAGGAACATCCTATAAAAAAAGAAGGCAAAAAAGTTGAGAGAATAGAAGTTTTTGAATTTGTAGAAGCCACAGCATCGCGTAGCGAACTCAACGATAAATTCACTCAAAAACAATTAGATTCAGTAACAGACTCAGGAATTCGTAAAATCTTACAAAATCATGTCAATAAATATGTAGATAAAAAAGGAAACTTAGACTTTTCTAAGGCATTCAGCCCTGAGGGAATAGAAGCGATGAATGCCAATATTCAAGAATTAAACGGAGGAAAGCCACATCAGCCTATTTATAAAGTACGAATTTATGAAGTGGGCAATAAATTTTCTGTTGGCGAAGTAGGTAATAAAAAAGATAAATATGTAGAAGCAGCTAAAGGAACGAACTTGTTTTTTGCTATTTATTGGGATGAAGAAACGAAAAGACGAAATTATGAAACCGTGCCACTAAACGAGGTAATAGAACATCAAAAACAAATGGTGCACCTACCAAAAAGTGAAAGGACGGAACTTCCTATAAGACCAGAAAATGGTAAGTTTTTGTTTAGTCTATCACCTAATGATTTAGTATTTGTTCCCACGCAAGAAGAAATGGACAATCCAAATTCTGTGGACTTTAACAACCTTACAAAAGAGCAATCAAGCAGAATATATAAGATGGTGAGTACAACTCAGAACAAGTTAGATTGTGTCCCTGTACACTATGCTTCACCAATAATTAACAACGAAATGGGAACAAACAACAAAAGTCAGAACACAATTGATAATCAACAACAAATTAAAGAAGTTTGTTGGAAGTTAGAAATCGACCGTTTAGGAAATATTAAAAGAGTTATTCGAAATTAG